From Pseudorasbora parva isolate DD20220531a chromosome 25, ASM2467924v1, whole genome shotgun sequence, one genomic window encodes:
- the LOC137064360 gene encoding scavenger receptor cysteine-rich domain-containing group B protein-like, with product MNGPVAGLVKGRELQSNSDASKVEVEYWFGLSPACEELVEVLTRAVARLNIDWPTERYEAGRKRTSKLDERFLPSHASEPQRRGLPFLHDLHTEVARSWKRLASYRVFSPQTSVCSNIAGLKQYGYGAMPKVEETLASHLSPSSALSLKAPSLPTSPVFALVGNAYSAAGQAAACLHTMAIVQAYKADLLRDMDSSDVVGGDIITELRSSADLALRATKETARSTLSATASQPEVKAIKLVNGSNLCSGRVEVLHNGIWGTVCDDHWDSADAAVVCQELGCGSVIEAKSNAYFGQGSGQIWLDNVQCSGSESTLVNCSSNAWGSHDCGHHEDAGVVCQAVKLVNGSNRCSGRVEVLHNGIWGTVCDDQWDSADAAVVCRELGCTSIIEAKSNAYFGQGSGQIWLDDVQCSGSESTLANCSSNAWGSHDCGHGEDAGVICQAVKLVNGSNLCSGRVEILHNGIWGTVCDDQWDSADAAVVCQELGCGSVIEAKSNAYFGQGSGQIWLDNVQCSGSESTLANCSSNAWGSHDCGHGEDAGVICQAVKLVNGPNLCSGRVEILHNGIWGTVCDDQWDSADAAVVCQELGCESVKEAKSNAYFGQGSGQIWLDNVQCSGSESILVNCSSNAWGSHDCGHGEDAGVVCQGKARKK from the exons atgaatgggcccgtggctggattggtaaagggcagagagctccagtccaaCTCAGACGcaagcaaggtggaggtggagtactggtttgggctg tcccctgcatgcgaggagctcgttgaggttctgacgcgagcggtggccaggcttaacatcgactggccaaCTGAGAGatatgaggcaggaagaaaacgtaCAAGTAAACTAGACGAGAGATTCCTGCCTTCTCACGcctcagaacctcagcgacggggctTGCCGTTCCTTCACGACTTGCACACTGAGGTGGCAAGGTCGTGGAAGAGACTGGCGTCATATCGTGTTTTCAGCCCACAGACTTCGGTCTGTAGTAACATCGctgggctgaaacagtatggctatggggcgatgccaaaggttgaggagacgctcgcgagccatctctcgccttcctcggcattgTCCCTTAAAGCCCCGTCTTTGCCCACCAGCCCCGTCTTTGCGCTGGTGGGCAatgcgtactcggcagcgggtcaggcggctgcatgcctgcacactatggcaatcgtgcaggcatataaggctgacctgctgagggatatggacagtagtgatgtcgtggggggagatattatcACCGAGTTGCGTTCGTCAGCTgatctagctctccgggccaccaaggagacggccagat CGACATTGAGCGCAACTGCCTCACAGCCAGAAGTCAAAG CTATCAAGTTGGTGAATGGATCCAACCTCTGTTCTGGAAGAGTGGAGGTTCTCCATAATGGAATATGGGGAACAGTGTGTGATGATCATTGGGATTCTGCAGACGCGGCAGTGGTGTGTCAAGAACTGGGCTGTGGGAGTGTTATAGAGGCAAAGAGTAATGCTTATTTTGGACAAGGTTCTGGACAAATATGGCTGGATAATGTCCAGTGTAGTGGGAGTGAATCTACACTGGTAAACTGTTCATCAAATGCATGGGGATCACATGACTGTGGGCATCATGAAGATGCTGGAGTCGTCTGCCAAG CTGTCAAGTTGGTGAATGGATCCAACCGCTGTTCTGGAAGAGTGGAGGTTCTCCATAATGGAATATGGGGAACAGTGTGTGATGATCAGTGGGATTCTGCAGACGCGGCAGTGGTGTGTCGAGAACTGGGCTGTACGAGTATTATAGAGGCAAAGAGTAATGCTTATTTTGGACAAGGTTCTGGACAAATATGGCTGGATGATGTCCAGTGTAGTGGGAGTGAATCTACACTGGCAAACTGCTCATCAAATGCATGGGGATCACATGACTGTGGGCACGGTGAAGATGCTGGAGTCATCTGCCAAG CTGTCAAGTTGGTGAATGGATCCAACCTCTGTTCTGGAAGAGTGGAGATTCTCCATAATGGAATATGGGGAACAGTGTGTGATGATCAGTGGGATTCTGCAGACGCGGCAGTGGTGTGTCAAGAACTGGGCTGTGGGAGTGTTATAGAGGCAAAGAGTAATGCTTATTTTGGACAAGGTTCTGGACAAATATGGCTGGATAATGTCCAGTGTAGTGGGAGTGAATCTACACTGGCAAACTGCTCATCAAATGCATGGGGATCACATGACTGTGGGCACGGTGAAGATGCTGGAGTCATCTGCCAAG CTGTCAAGTTGGTGAATGGACCCAACCTCTGTTCTGGAAGAGTGGAGATTCTCCATAATGGAATATGGGGAACAGTGTGTGATGATCAGTGGGATTCTGCAGACGCAGCAGTGGTGTGTCAAGAACTGGGCTGTGAGAGTGTTAAAGAGGCAAAGAGTAATGCTTATTTTGGACAAGGTTCTGGACAAATATGGCTGGATAATGTCCAGTGTAGTGGGAGTGAATCTATACTGGTAAACTGTTCATCAAATGCATGGGGATCACATGACTGTGGGCACGGTGAAGATGCTGGAGTCGTCTGCCAAG GAAAAGCACGGAAAAAGTGA